Proteins encoded in a region of the Carassius gibelio isolate Cgi1373 ecotype wild population from Czech Republic chromosome B5, carGib1.2-hapl.c, whole genome shotgun sequence genome:
- the LOC127957981 gene encoding uncharacterized protein LOC127957981 isoform X2, whose translation MKRFVLYFSAVWILCRCCCLVCGRDQGVCSVEKLITRINLTTELQSEILLPCLFKPALTGSNLDMNSSAVWAQITENTDAIVEIKVNDHEMFWNNRGNRIKAFGAAAASGNFSILIEDVQLSDLGLYRCEHFRDTNCSLGYKEIEISLAAEFSPLNNWQLIVAAGGGGFLLLCLITVCVYCTWTKRQTVDASVNHTSHNCHDSEGQKNDEITYASVVPKSHNCHDSEGQKNDEITYASVALKSHNCHDSEVLLNNKPVKGSASETMVNPETVLYSTLKQREGR comes from the exons ATGAAGCGGTTTGTACTGTATTTCTCTGCTGTCTGGATATTGTGCCGCTGCTGCTGTCTTGTCTGTGGCAGAG ATCAAGGTGTGTGCAGTGTAGAGAAGCTCATTACCAGAATCAATTTAACCACAGAACTACAGTCTGAAATCCTGCTGCCGTGCCTTTTTAAACCAGCTCTCACTGGATCAAACCTGGACATGAATTCAAGTGCTGTGTGGGCTCAGATTACTGAAAACACTGACGCCATTGTAGAGATCAAAGTAAATGATCATGAAATGTTCTGGAATAACAGAGGCAATAGAATTAAGGCATTCGGTGCTGCTGCTGCATCTGGAAACTTCTCCATCCTGATTGAAGATGTGCAGCTGTCTGATCTGGGGCTCTACCGCTGTGAACATTTCAGAGATACCAACTGTTCTCTGGGCTATAAAGAGATAGAAATCA GTCTGGCTGCTGAGTTTTCACCGCTCAATAACTGGCAGCTCATAGTTGCTGCAGGAGGAGGAGGATTTCTGCTTCTCTGTCTGATCACCGTGTGTGTTTACTGTACATGGACAAAAC GACAAACAGTTGATGCATCAGTCAACCACACATCACACAATTGTCATGACAGTGAAG GACAAAAAAATGATGAAATAACCTATGCGTCAGTTGTTCCTAAGTCACACAATTGCCATGACAGTGAAG GACAAAAAAATGATGAAATAACCTATGCATCAGTTGCTCTTAAATCACACAACTGCCATGACAGTGAAG TTCTTCTGAATAATAAACCTGTAAAAGGCTCTGCATCAGAAACCATGGTCAACCCAGAGACGGTCCTTTACTCTACCCTCAAGCAAAGAGAGGGAAGATGA
- the LOC127957981 gene encoding uncharacterized protein LOC127957981 isoform X3, translating to MKRFVLYFSAVWILCRCCCLVCGRDQGVCSVEKLITRINLTTELQSEILLPCLFEAALTGPNLNVNSSAVWNQITETTVGIVEIKVNDHESFWNNRGNRIKAFRAAAASGNFSILIEDVQLSDLGLYRCEHFRDTNCSLGYKEIEISLAAEFSPLNNWQLIVAAGGGGFLLLCLITVCVYCTWTKRQTVDASVNHTSHNCHDSEGQKNDEITYASVVPKSHNCHDSEGQKNDEITYASVALKSHNCHDSEVLLNNKPVKGSASETMVNPETVLYSTLKQREGR from the exons ATGAAGCGGTTTGTACTGTATTTCTCTGCTGTCTGGATATTGTGCCGCTGCTGCTGTCTTGTCTGTGGCAGAG ATCAAGGTGTGTGCAGTGTAGAGAAGCTCATTACCAGAATCAATTTAACCACAGAACTACAGTCTGAAATCCTGCTGCCGTGCCTTTTTGAAGCAGCTCTCACTGGACCAAACCTGAACGTGAATTCAAGTGCTGTGTGGAATCAGATTACTGAAACCACTGTCGGCATTGTAGAGATCAAAGTAAATGATCATGAAAGCTTCTGGAATAACAGAGGCAATAGAATTAAGGCATTCCGTGCTGCTGCTGCATCTGGAAACTTCTCCATCCTGATTGAAGATGTGCAGCTGTCTGATCTGGGGCTCTACCGCTGTGAACATTTCAGAGATACCAACTGTTCTCTGGGCTATAAAGAGATAGAAATCA GTCTGGCTGCTGAGTTTTCACCGCTCAATAACTGGCAGCTCATAGTTGCTGCAGGAGGAGGAGGATTTCTGCTTCTCTGTCTGATCACCGTGTGTGTTTACTGTACATGGACAAAAC GACAAACAGTTGATGCATCAGTCAACCACACATCACACAATTGTCATGACAGTGAAG GACAAAAAAATGATGAAATAACCTATGCGTCAGTTGTTCCTAAGTCACACAATTGCCATGACAGTGAAG GACAAAAAAATGATGAAATAACCTATGCATCAGTTGCTCTTAAATCACACAACTGCCATGACAGTGAAG TTCTTCTGAATAATAAACCTGTAAAAGGCTCTGCATCAGAAACCATGGTCAACCCAGAGACGGTCCTTTACTCTACCCTCAAGCAAAGAGAGGGAAGATGA
- the LOC127957981 gene encoding uncharacterized protein LOC127957981 isoform X1 yields MKRFVLYFSAVWILCRCCCLVCGRDQGVCSVEKLITRINLTTELQSEILLPCLFKPALTGSNLDMNSSAVWAQITENTDAIVEIKVNDHEMFWNNRGNRIKAFGAAAASGNFSILIEDVQLSDLGLYRCEHFRDTNCSLGYKEIEISLAAVTLSPLNNWQLIVAAGGGGGFLLFCLITVCVYCTWTKRQTVDASVNHTSHNCHDSEGQKNDEITYASVVPKSHNCHDSEGQKNDEITYASVALKSHNCHDSEVLLNNKPVKGSASETMVNPETVLYSTLKQREGR; encoded by the exons ATGAAGCGGTTTGTACTGTATTTCTCTGCTGTCTGGATATTGTGCCGCTGCTGCTGTCTTGTCTGTGGCAGAG ATCAAGGTGTGTGCAGTGTAGAGAAGCTCATTACCAGAATCAATTTAACCACAGAACTACAGTCTGAAATCCTGCTGCCGTGCCTTTTTAAACCAGCTCTCACTGGATCAAACCTGGACATGAATTCAAGTGCTGTGTGGGCTCAGATTACTGAAAACACTGACGCCATTGTAGAGATCAAAGTAAATGATCATGAAATGTTCTGGAATAACAGAGGCAATAGAATTAAGGCATTCGGTGCTGCTGCTGCATCTGGAAACTTCTCCATCCTGATTGAAGATGTGCAGCTGTCTGATCTGGGGCTCTACCGCTGTGAACATTTCAGAGATACCAACTGTTCTCTGGGCTATAAAGAGATAGAAATCA GTCTGGCTGCTGTTACATTATCACCGCTCAATAACTGGCAGCTCATAGTTgctgcaggaggaggaggaggatttctgcttttctgtctgatcactgtgtgtgtttactgtacaTGGACAAAAC GACAAACAGTTGATGCATCAGTCAACCACACATCACACAATTGTCATGACAGTGAAG GACAAAAAAATGATGAAATAACCTATGCGTCAGTTGTTCCTAAGTCACACAATTGCCATGACAGTGAAG GACAAAAAAATGATGAAATAACCTATGCATCAGTTGCTCTTAAATCACACAACTGCCATGACAGTGAAG TTCTTCTGAATAATAAACCTGTAAAAGGCTCTGCATCAGAAACCATGGTCAACCCAGAGACGGTCCTTTACTCTACCCTCAAGCAAAGAGAGGGAAGATGA
- the LOC127957981 gene encoding uncharacterized protein LOC127957981 isoform X4 — MKPFGLCFSAVCILCCCCLVCGRDQGVCSVEKLITRINLTTELQSEILLPCLFEAALTGPNLNVNSSAVWNQITETTVGIVEIKVNDHESFWNNRGNRIKAFRAAAASGNFSILIEDVQLSDLGLYRCEHFRDTNCSLGYKEIEISLAAEFSPLNNWQLIVAAGGGGFLLLCLITVCVYCTWTKRQTVDASVNHTSHNCHDSEGQKNDEITYASVVPKSHNCHDSEGQKNDEITYASVALKSHNCHDSEVLLNNKPVKGSASETMVNPETVLYSTLKQREGR, encoded by the exons ATGAAGCCGTTTGGACTCTGTTTTTCTGCTGTGTGCATATTGTGCTGCTGCTGTCTTGTGTGTGGCAGAG ATCAAGGTGTGTGCAGTGTAGAGAAGCTCATTACCAGAATCAATTTAACCACAGAACTACAGTCTGAAATCCTGCTGCCGTGCCTTTTTGAAGCAGCTCTCACTGGACCAAACCTGAACGTGAATTCAAGTGCTGTGTGGAATCAGATTACTGAAACCACTGTCGGCATTGTAGAGATCAAAGTAAATGATCATGAAAGCTTCTGGAATAACAGAGGCAATAGAATTAAGGCATTCCGTGCTGCTGCTGCATCTGGAAACTTCTCCATCCTGATTGAAGATGTGCAGCTGTCTGATCTGGGGCTCTACCGCTGTGAACATTTCAGAGATACCAACTGTTCTCTGGGCTATAAAGAGATAGAAATCA GTCTGGCTGCTGAGTTTTCACCGCTCAATAACTGGCAGCTCATAGTTGCTGCAGGAGGAGGAGGATTTCTGCTTCTCTGTCTGATCACCGTGTGTGTTTACTGTACATGGACAAAAC GACAAACAGTTGATGCATCAGTCAACCACACATCACACAATTGTCATGACAGTGAAG GACAAAAAAATGATGAAATAACCTATGCGTCAGTTGTTCCTAAGTCACACAATTGCCATGACAGTGAAG GACAAAAAAATGATGAAATAACCTATGCATCAGTTGCTCTTAAATCACACAACTGCCATGACAGTGAAG TTCTTCTGAATAATAAACCTGTAAAAGGCTCTGCATCAGAAACCATGGTCAACCCAGAGACGGTCCTTTACTCTACCCTCAAGCAAAGAGAGGGAAGATGA